The sequence ACATAATATTCATTTCTTGGGGGAATCCAAAAAAATGAACAGACGTCCAGTGGTTTCAAAATGAAGTAATCAAGTTGTAAAAaccataaaaaaatgaaaaacagttCCAACCATTGTATGTAATGTTGATGAGATTTTGACAAGTACCATTTGCAGGTACGGCAAATACTGGAAGTCATATTGTCAGAAGGTTCCCTACAGGGTCATTCCCGGAATCTACTGAAGAGTCCGAATCCTGTAAGCATCGACCAGTGCGCCACGTTGAACTCGCTCTTTCTACGCACAGCTCATTTGGTGATTTGTGAATGCTGTGTATGATTGCTTTGGGGTGTAAGTTTAGTGTATTGTGGTACTAGTCTTGTCGACTGCACAAGTAAACATTAGTTTTGTATTGCTTATGAATCTGTTATGTACAATTTCagggttttttgttttcattaattgCCATTAATTTATATGGAAAATTATGACTATACCTGGACTTCAACCTACTCCAATTTGATGATTGATGGTGATGGATAAGCAACTCCTCACTATGACTTCCTGTCCAAAAGTCTCATTAATGTGGGTGGTGGTTTTCATAGTCTCGTTTTCTCCCTCTAAACTTCTCCCCTTGTTGAGAGAGATGGAGAAAAGAGGAGTGCGAAAAATGTAAAAACGAGGAGAGTGCAAAAATCACTTCGTTCCCCTTTCTTTAAAGGAAAAGGAGCACATTTTGAGGGGGATTTGTCCAAAAGAtgatgggaactttaacgaaaaactcatgATACTGTtgactttaacgaaaaatcatatttttacactaaaaagtcaatcctgatactattcactttaccctttatattGTCTAtgtcgttaaaactcaaagttttcaagtcattttcaataGTTTTCCTAAAGGTAAATACTTTGAGGATGCCATTTTCAGACTaccatttccaaaataaaacttgcgtgaaaaagaaaagaattaaCTTGGCTCCTCAATGGTTGAAGAAGACTCTCCTCAATTCATTTTGTGCTCGATTTATGAAATTTCGGACTTATGATTAGAGttgttaattttatattattttataaagatcatcgttaaaaaaattaataaaatatgaaaTCATTTAGTATCAAACTATACAAAAATAGATTGACggattaaataaaagtattatgaaccgtctatttattttctataattgattgactaaacgatcatagttttgattttttgtagagataaattttacaaggaaatttataaaataaatagttaCGATCTTAAACACGAATTTCCGTAAATtgaatacaaaataaattgagGAGCTTAAGGATCCAATCTCCTCTAAAAAAGATCCAACATTTGGATGCCTTAGATCCTCTGATGCATTATTGACGGAGTGTTTACGGGAATTTATACCATACACCTGACATGGTTCTCTTTCTATATATTTAAGTCACGTGATCTCTTGATCACAGCAATGTTATTCTTTTAATTcatactagcatatgggcacacaaaaagtgtgtgagaaatttttttatttttgtatttgaaataagagagaggaagagagtgatagaggaTATGGGGGTGagaagttttttatttattttttttattttttatatttaattagagatatgttaggattacatatAGATGAGgccttgaagaaaaaaaaacagcaaaattttgttgtatgaaattacatttttgccccatatttcttattcatgttctgttttaattagagggttaaactggtaattttataggattttggttaaccatgagtgttttattaattagtatagGATTTTAGTTGACAAtgagtattttattaattaatagatATTAAACAGATAAAAAGAGTTTAAATCCGAGACCCAATAGATTAAATACAAAACTACTACTTATAATCAAGAATCAAGAGGGTTGGCGTGCGTTAAGCTGGACCCGTAGTTTGGGCTTAGCCCAACTTACTTTCTTGTAGCTATACATTTTGAGCCCACAAAGAAAAAGCCCAACTTACTTTTGTTATTGTTGTTCTTCAATCCTCCCTTTGATTTCTCCAGTCGGCGCCACCTCCTTCCTCAGGTACTTCTCTATACGCTTTTgattttttgcttttgcttctgCTGCTGTTAAAtgtgatgggtttttttttattcagttTTTATTGTATGAGTGGTGGGTTGCAGATGTAATTGGAGGCTTGGTTTTTTGGTGGGTTGGCTCTCAAATTCCAAAGGGGAAAAGGGTTTTTCTTCTTCAGCTAATTCATACATACTGCACTAATTCAGGGGTTATGAGTGCCAAGCAGATGAAAGTAAgtaactttatatatatatgtctgtGTGTGTATGCATATGTATCTGTACGTGTGTGTATCTGCTAAACCTTAGGAAACTACTCTAGGGCTCGTTTGGTGCCtgagattggattggattgcatTCTGGGGGGTTAAATAATAATTTCGTATTTCTCTGAAGCTACACGAATAGGCACATCAAGAAGAAACAGCGACAGAGGCGCAGCTGCTCCGCGGCAATCCGGAGTCGACCTGCTCCTACTCACTCAGATGGATAGTGTTTTTGAACTGCTGCCAAATCAAGGTCACAGATCCCACCTAAGCTTTTGTCTGAATCTTCGCGGAAGAAGAAGCGGTTCACCGAGGGACAACGCCTAGATAGGTGGGGAAATGCGGCCACAAAGCATGGATTTTGGTCCGACTCATTGATCTCATTCAACGTACATGGGATATAGTTATGCTAACCAGTCCAATCCTAGGCATCAGAAAAACTCTATATAATATaggtaaagtagaaaaaatCTATATTGTTGACCCTCTCTCGGTCTTTCCTAATTTTCTTATATAGCGTTTGGTTTGCAGGAAAAGTTGAACTTTCATGGAAAAAGTATGGAGATTTAGGTATTGCTTTCTGCACAAAGGGCCAACCCAAATCATCAAAGCACTGCGCATGTTGCCAATCTGCCACTTTTCATCACCAAAGGTGTGTCCAACTAACAAAACCCAGGGGAATTTCCAGAAAATTTTTGACCGAGAAAAaagtgaactcattctcaatCATCAAGTTGTGCATTCCACTTTATTGAACTGCTCTTCTGATTTGATTGCACTGAGATTCTTCTTGTGGTGTGCCGGTCAACGTAATTATTTTCACAATAAGATTGTGAttgatcacatggttggtgTCATCAAGCGCGTGATGGAACAATATAGAACAGTTCAATTGATTATTAGGGAACTAGAGAGCATGGGGTGTGTTGTAAAATCTCAAACGTTCTTACTCTTGTTGAGGATTTATTGGCGTGGCGAAATGTATACAATGGTCTTTGAGGCCTTTGAGCTAATGGGTACTTATGGTTTTATTCCAAACACATTTGCTCGTAACATAATCATTGATGCGTTGTTCAAAATTGGGCATGGGGATTTAGCTATTAAGTTTCTGAAAGAGACCCGAAGGCCAAATTTTTTGACTTATAACATTGCACTGTGTAATTTATGCAATCTCAAGGATTTATGTCACATTCGAGATATGTTGAGAATGATGTTGCGGCAGGGATATCACCCAAAAGTTGAGACATTTGAGATGATTTTGAGCTGTTTTTGCAAAATGGATAATATAGTGGGGGCGCATCAAGTGTTGGGCCTACTGATTACTTTGGGCAACGTTGTGTCTGTAAATGTTTGGAGCATATTGATGAATGGATTTTGTCGATTGCAGAGACCTGATGCGGCTGGTCAGTTATTGGAGAAGATGGTTGAGACTGGTTCTTCTCCTAGTATTGTAACGTACACGACTTTAATCAGAGGATTTTTAAAATCTAATATGGTTAGTGAAGCATTCAATATTCTAAATATTATTGAATCTAAAGGATATGCCCCTGACCTCGTTCTTTGTAATGTGTTAATAGACTCCTTTGCCAAGGCTGGGAGGTGTGATGATGCCATCGATGTTTTTGTTAGCATGCAATCACGAAACTTGGCTCCTGATTCTTGTACTGTATCTTCATTGTTATCCACCATATGTTTGTCTAGGAGGTTTCATCTATTACCCAAGTTGGTTCGTGGACTTGACATAGAAGTTGACTTATTGCTTTGCAACTCACTTCTCTGTTATTTTTGTAAGGCTGGGTTTCCATCTCTTGCCGTGAAGTATTATAATGATATGCTTGATAGAGGTCTTATACCAGATAAGTATACTTTCGTTGGATTGGTACATGGGTTGTGTAAGGCAAGAAGAGTTGACGAAGCAGTTGATGTGTACCATGGGATTCTCCGGAGTTTCCCTGGACAGGATGCTTACATTCATACTGTGGTCATGGATGGGCTTATAAAGGTTGGTAAGTTTAATGCGGCCATTAGAGTGTTTAGAAAAGCAGTTGCAGAGGGGTTCACACTTGATGTTGTAGCATACACAGTTGCCATTATTGGGCTCTTTATGGGTGGTAGAGCTGGAGAGGCTTGGTCACTCTATCGCCAGATGAAGGAGGTCAGCTTGGCTCCTACTGCACATACATACAATGTAATGGTTTCTGGTTTCGTTAAAGAAAGAGATCTTAATATGGTTAATTTAATGCTACAAGAGATGATAGAAGCAAAAGTAGAACTGGGCTCCAATACTTTCTTGAGATTATCAAAATTCCTCTGTAGACCATGTCATTCTGATTCAGTTATTGAACTATGGATTGAGATGAGAAGTTTGGGTTTGATATCTTCCAAGGTAGTGCAAGAATTACTTTCCGACGAAGTTGCTGAAGGCGTGAAAGTAGATGATGGCCTCGTTGCATATTTAGGCTTTAGTTCAGAAACTGGCTTATCTGTGGAGACATCTGGCTCTGAAGACGTTTATGATGTGGCTGCTTCAATGGGTTGAGATTTATAATGGTTGAGATCTGCCTCTTCAATGTCTTCTCTTGGAATTGATGATTTAAACGGTATTTCATCTAGCATGCTAAAGGTAATTCCGTAACTTTAATTTCTATCCTGTGTAATTGGTTGTCTTTGAATTGCCTTTGGCCTTTGGGGTTAATTCTTAAAAcattaaatttgaatttaagaATTTCTTTTGGATATTCTGTTCATTGGTAGCTTTGATTATTCCAAACATGAGCTTGTTGCTCACTCCAAAAACACTTGTGTTTTTTCAATTATTACTTCTTAGGAACACAAGTTAGAATTGAACAGACATATTAGTCTAACAAATAAAAGGGAAACTTGTTTgatagtttttgtttttattttttttttctttttccaaaaggGAAACATGTTTTTTAATAATTCGGGGAAAAGGTGCCATATCTTATAATTTTACAAATTTATAACTTTTAAGAATGGTATATCTCACTGATCTTGCACAATTTATTAGACTAAATAAGGGAAGGGGCAAAACTCAAGACTTTGTTTTCCATTCTTCACTTGTTTCAGTTCATGCTTCATCTCACTAATTGCTTTCCGCCACTGCGGTAAAGCGCCATCTGCATGCTTCATCTCACTACGATTCATTGCATGTTTGTCTCTGGCAGCTGGCTTCTATATTCATTGGAGTTGCCCGGTGTGGGTGCCATCCATTTATACTTCTCCAGATATGTACCTGGTCAACCATCCTACAAACCATCACTAGTTTGCCCAGTTTATTAAAATTGTGAATTTAATCATCATATTTCTGCAGAATTTCTGAAGGTGTGTTCTAATCGTCACCTTATTTCCATATTTTGAAGTATGCTCTTCCCTGGGTGAATATTGATATGTATATGTCAGTCATGTACATGGTAGTTATTGTGGGGTTATGGCTGCTCAATGATAATGCGAGAAAACAGGGTTAACCGTTAGACTTTGGTTACCATTTAGGTTGTTtggatgaattatgaaatgttCATAGgggaacaaaagaaaaataaaaactttacgTTGTCAAAGTGAGGTTGCAGCTTTTCAAATCTGGCAAATTTGGATTTTAGCTAAAGTTTACAAGTGTACCTAGCagtacaaattaaaatcaatTCATCTGttcttttcttctcatttcTTCCTCTTATCATTTGTCACATTTCTTAGCTAGCACTTTACGTTGTGGGGGATTGTGCATCTGCAACAAGTATGAAATGACAGGCAAAACCAAGAATTTCACAAAGCAACATGCTTGGTGTGGAGAAAAGCTCTATTAGAGGTGCGTGTTCTTGTCTGAAACCCTCAGAGGTTTTTGGTTTTCTGAAACTTATAATGTGATTCTTATCTCATACTATGTGTAGTTTGGTATATGCTGGCTGACAGAAGAGTTGCAACACGTCCATATCTTCACAGGCAGTTGCTTCTACGCTACCACATACGGGGAATCAAAGATAAACCTTCGTTTAACCTCAGAATGGTGCAGTCAAAAAAGAAAACCTCAGAATGGTGAGTGTTccagttttattttgtatttataaCACTGCATATGAATATAGTTGAATACTATAGTCTCACTGCTTTTTGTCGAACAAGGGGAGTGAGTAGAGTAGTGATTTCTTGACTTCACGCAACATAGAATTGATTAATCATATGAGACCAAGAGTGTGTCCACAGTCGGTATCGTGTAAATGTACAAAATACTGTAGCAGGCAAATGAAATTATTGGAAGACTAAGCTGAAAAAGCGGTCTCACTCTGCACGACGCAttctaatttcatgcatatATATCTGAAAAATAAGCTGGTGCTTTTGCTAAAATCATTGCTGACTCTGCAGATGGGTTTATATCAAAGATGTTCAACCTACCCACATTCCTATTAGTCTTGGATGATATGGTACTTAGCGTCCGCGCCAAAGCATTAAGCCAACTCTCGGTATCTCTGATGCGTTTGTACACTCAGCCTTCCTTAATATGCAGTCCTCACTGTGACTTCCTTGTCCTGCTCCTACCGAGCCTCTCGACCCGAGATCAAACCCGATTACCCGCCTTTTATTTTGAAAACAAGCTCGTGTAATGTAAAACTGGCAAGGCACTTGCTAGAAATTTGTTGATTCTAAATCGAATGAGCTTCATTCTCATGTTGTCACATAAAAATATTTTCTGGTGTTGCACTTGTATCTCAAGCGAGATTGTCTACATGATAGAGCAACCATTGACGTTGTCATCACTGCAGATAGTGTAAGGATCAGTTGCTGCTTTTCAATCTGATGGCATGTAATTCATCGGCGGATGCGGTTTCGCATACGGACGGTGGAGGGTACATGTGGTTCCAATTCATTGGCATCGTGTATTGGTCTTGGTTATAAGCCATCATCCCTTGTGGACCTGTGGTGGTACTACTTTCATCGTCCATAACTGTTGCATTGCTGGCGCCACTCCGACTTTCACTTTTACTATAGCTAGTTGCTTACAAGCACCTTGATCTAGATTAGTATTCTTCGTGAATATCGACTTAGGATGTCTCGATCTAGATTTATTGTTGCTTAGGCTTTTAGCCCTGACCgctttcaaacaaaaaaataataataaaattgtcACCTATTCACAGTAGGAAAAAATCCAATACCACCAACAAACTAGCATCTCCCGAAATTGAAACCATCATAATGTCTTAAGATTGGGAACCATGGCTCAAAAAATGAACTTACACGGAACAGATTCACTATGACAGTTGTATCTTCGGTCTAatagtataaagtcatttataaatttttctgCACAAAATATTCTATTATTAAACCGAGACGACACATTGTAGTGAACTCATTctgtttcatttaaaaaaaattaaaaataaataaacactgcTCTCTAAAAGAGtccgaaatttaaaaaatgggtCGGGCCATCTGAAAGCGGGTTTAAAATATAACAGCAAAGACCTAGGACTCTTCGGGGTCCATATCgaacaccaaatctttggtgaaTCGTAAAACTTATGATAAAACATTCTTCTGTGAAATTCCAAAGCGATCGAGATCAAGCACTCCTTCTCTTTTGTTTCAGGTACAATCTTTAATCTTAGGGTtctttgctttctgctttctcAATTGATTCATCTGAGAATTTTTGTGGtaatttttcttgatttttagtCCGTTTTAATGTGGTTATTCGTTTGATTTGATGGGTTCTTAGATGAAGGGAGGGGCAAATTTGATGCTTGCTGCTACAACTCAGTTACTAAGAATTAGGGTTTCTGGGTTTATTTGAGCTTGGCTGAAATTGGTATCTAAATCTAATTGAGGAATAACAAATTGGGGTTTGATTGTTTCTTAGATAACCTATTATCCCGGAACCAAGGGTTCTTTTCCTCTGTATATGTTTTACTTTCAAGAGGTTTTTCTGAGTTCAATTGACCTTGATTCTGTAGGAAATTATTTGTTTTAGGTCGATAAATAGTTTCATATTTCGCCCTTGTTATAGAtgagtttgtttgttttttgggaGACTGGGACAGTTTAATACTTACCTGTGATTTGATTGCATTTTTGTTGAGAGAGCTCGTTCATTATCCACTTATGTTTGCTCTCTGCCATTTCGTTCATCGCTCTCGTGTTTGTGTAGCATAACTTTTGTGTATTTTGATCTTATAGACACAAACATGTCGTCGTATGAGAATGTCGTTGGTGGGAagctgaagctcaagggaaaggCTCTGGATGTGAAGGCTGCtggaatgaagaagaaaaagaagcatAAGAAACATCAAGAACAAACTTCTAGTGTAACGGAAACTGAGCTCTCAGCTGGTAAGTTATCgctttgatatcaaattaaaaCTGTTTTCTCTTTTAGGTTTGAATATTATATCCTgtatttttctcatttttcatgGTCATGCAAATTGAGAAAGGTTTGACCGCACACGaatctgtaaaaataaaaaactgtttTTTGTAACATCAGATTAATTTTTAGTTTAGTAGTATATATTTATCAACTCTGTGTGTGAACAATGGTTCGTTCATCACCAGGACCATCCATTgctagacttgatggaatttcAACGACAATGATtttgttttggaaaaaaaaaaaagaacgagAAGACATTGGTTTCGTTGATTTAGTCATTTTTAGTATTTTATATGCAAGGCAGTAACAATGTCCAATGctgttttctaaaaaaaaaaagtactgtATTGATGTTTACTTTGGTTCCTCTTTGCCATGCCGTGTCTGTTTCGAATTTCCCTTTTGTCTGAGTTTAGTCATTCAATATGGTATTAGATGTAGATGGAAGTGCAGAAGTAACCAATCCCGATGAGGAAGAAATAAACGATTCGCACAAATCAGGTGAGGAGGGGAAGGCTCCTCACTACGGTGATCTTCTCACACCTGCAGAGAGACGATATAtagaacagagagagagaattgataATCACAGGTTGGCCAAGACAGCAAACAAGTCCCACCGTGACAGAATTCAAGACTTCAACCAATATCTGGCAAACATGAGCGAGCATTATGACATTCCTAAAGTCGGGCCAGGCTAACTCGACGAAGTCTTTGAATGTGAAAGCCGAAGGATCGAGTCTCGTTCTTCATTTCAAGTCAGTACTATGTATATGGTCTAATTCATGCGGACGTCAATTTATGCTTTGTATTCAATGTGGCAGTGTTTGCTTGGGATATGAATCGATTCCTACTAATGACATTTTATTTGAACCTTGCTTTTGTAATTTGTAGTACTCATTTACGTCTTAGGGTTTTCTGAATTCCGTTTGTTCCGCTAAACCTTGGTATGGCCATGTCAATGTCATTGCTAGGCTGAAAAGTAGTAAACTTGCTTCTGTTAGCCTGTTTCTAAAGAGTGACTAGGCCTTTTACTTTCTTTGACCATCTTCAAAGTAAATGTCAAATTATAAGAATCAAATTACAATTGATGGTTGATGTGGCAGTCGGAAGTCTTATGTCACTTGTTCAACCGAATTGTCGAATGTTAGTCTTGTTTAAATATTGTTTTAAATggttataattattaaaaaatgttgAAACTTGGTTGAAATGTAGTGGAATAACTAAGGGACTCGtcatttaaattatttaaaaataaatttgacattgatgtcaaatttCACTCATCACAAAGTCTTCAAATCCAATCAGCAAATAACATTTTGGTTGAATAGACTTTTGATGTCAAATACGCACAATGGCATTCCGTCTAGAATTTTGACATCTCCTGAGGAGATGAGCTTAGCAGTTTCCATGGTTACTTTCTCGTTTGGCAATTCAAGTGGAAACTAGTCACTGTGTAGGCTCATCGTCGCCATTCGAAACGGTTTTTTGGATTGGGATACAGGCAGTTCGTTTTACtttcatcttttcttctcttcgcTTGCTTCGTCAACTCGGAGCCTTAAAAATGTGAGATTCAAACGAGAGAAATTAGAACTGTCGAGCGAACTGAAAACTCGAAATGATGCATACCTTATTgtttaaatacataaacaagGAATGGGATCCAGTCTCTTATTCTGGGTGAAAAATCCCCAAAGGAATGACAGGAATACAATAATTGAAACTATGACTACACATTCCGACTAGAACAAGTGCCACATGAGCAAGGCAAGAGTGGCATCACGAGACCTAACGCTGTCGTTCTTCATGCACAACATAAATAAATCCACGGTAACTCAAACTGTGTTGCCACCCGACTTTATAACAGCCACTCGAATAATCTAAAGCTCATTGTTTCGAGATGTTCAATCATCGGGTTTCATCCTCAAGAGCACGGAAACCACTTGTGAGGTCCTCGTGTAGCTTCTTAAACTTGGCCACAAGAGCTTCTTCCCCTTCTGCCGGATCCTCAAACTTTTGGGACCTGCATGTCACCGGTAAGAGGGTTAGGACCAATAAGATTTGAAACATTTCCTGTTGTAAAGCATTATGATGTAACTTACACTAGGCGGTAAAAGAGATCTCCCAAACGGTGCTTGATTAGGCTGTAACTTATCTTCTGACCATCCATACCAGCCGCTCTCTCTACAGCCTGCGTATTGAACGCCACATAACATCAGACGACCATTTCTAATTCAATTAAAGCCATTTCAAGGTGAACTCAGTTGTTCTTTATGTACGATATAAAGCTTAATTGTGGTGAAAAAAATTGTGTATGTGAAGACAATGAATGATAACAACTCCTCTTTTCCTTGCATTATGAACacgagaacaaaaaaaaattcaatcaacCTAGAGACGGATTCTTCAGACATCCAAAGATATTGCTAATGCAAACATCGTAggtcaaaataaaaaaggaaagaaatggaCAAACAGTTCACCTGATTGGCCAGATTAAAGTAATGGATGATATTCCGCATCATCCAGACGGACTTGTAGAATGGGCAGAACTTGTCATATCTGTCCACCCATGAAAAACATGTAAAAGATGAGTAACTGTACCGGGCCCAACCAAAATTAAAACAGAAGGAACATATGGATAATTAAAACATATATAGGTCAAAAGAGAGGACTTTGGAGCTGGAACTCACGGAGTAAA is a genomic window of Malus domestica chromosome 09, GDT2T_hap1 containing:
- the LOC103443343 gene encoding putative pentatricopeptide repeat-containing protein At1g16830 isoform X2; translated protein: MEKVWRFRYCFLHKGPTQIIKALRMLPICHFSSPKRPDAAGQLLEKMVETGSSPSIVTYTTLIRGFLKSNMVSEAFNILNIIESKGYAPDLVLCNVLIDSFAKAGRCDDAIDVFVSMQSRNLAPDSCTVSSLLSTICLSRRFHLLPKLVRGLDIEVDLLLCNSLLCYFCKAGFPSLAVKYYNDMLDRGLIPDKYTFVGLVHGLCKARRVDEAVDVYHGILRSFPGQDAYIHTVVMDGLIKVGKFNAAIRVFRKAVAEGFTLDVVAYTVAIIGLFMGGRAGEAWSLYRQMKEVSLAPTAHTYNVMVSGFVKERDLNMVNLMLQEMIEAKVELGSNTFLRLSKFLCRPCHSDSVIELWIEMRSLGLISSKVVQELLSDEVAEGVKVDDGLVAYLGFSSETGLSVETSGSEDVYDVAASMG
- the LOC103443343 gene encoding putative pentatricopeptide repeat-containing protein At1g16830 isoform X1 → MEKVWRFRYCFLHKGPTQIIKALRMLPICHFSSPKVCPTNKTQGNFQKIFDREKSELILNHQVVHSTLLNCSSDLIALRFFLWCAGQRNYFHNKIVIDHMVGVIKRVMEQYRTVQLIIRELESMGCVVKSQTFLLLLRIYWRGEMYTMVFEAFELMGTYGFIPNTFARNIIIDALFKIGHGDLAIKFLKETRRPNFLTYNIALCNLCNLKDLCHIRDMLRMMLRQGYHPKVETFEMILSCFCKMDNIVGAHQVLGLLITLGNVVSVNVWSILMNGFCRLQRPDAAGQLLEKMVETGSSPSIVTYTTLIRGFLKSNMVSEAFNILNIIESKGYAPDLVLCNVLIDSFAKAGRCDDAIDVFVSMQSRNLAPDSCTVSSLLSTICLSRRFHLLPKLVRGLDIEVDLLLCNSLLCYFCKAGFPSLAVKYYNDMLDRGLIPDKYTFVGLVHGLCKARRVDEAVDVYHGILRSFPGQDAYIHTVVMDGLIKVGKFNAAIRVFRKAVAEGFTLDVVAYTVAIIGLFMGGRAGEAWSLYRQMKEVSLAPTAHTYNVMVSGFVKERDLNMVNLMLQEMIEAKVELGSNTFLRLSKFLCRPCHSDSVIELWIEMRSLGLISSKVVQELLSDEVAEGVKVDDGLVAYLGFSSETGLSVETSGSEDVYDVAASMG
- the LOC103443345 gene encoding uncharacterized protein isoform X2, with the translated sequence MSSYENVVGGKLKLKGKALDVKAAGMKKKKKHKKHQEQTSSVTETELSADGSAEVTNPDEEEINDSHKSGEEGKAPHYGDLLTPAERRYIEQRERIDNHRLAKTANKSHRDRIQDFNQYLANMSEHYDIPKVGPG
- the LOC103443345 gene encoding uncharacterized protein isoform X1; its protein translation is MSSYENVVGGKLKLKGKALDVKAAGMKKKKKHKKHQEQTSSVTETELSADVDGSAEVTNPDEEEINDSHKSGEEGKAPHYGDLLTPAERRYIEQRERIDNHRLAKTANKSHRDRIQDFNQYLANMSEHYDIPKVGPG